CCGCCCGGCGCAGCGCCTCGGCCGCTTCCTGTGGAAGCAGGGCGACGGCGCGGTGATCGACCGCTTCGGCCCCGACGGCGCCGCTTGGCTCACCGCCGCCTTCACCCGCGGCGCGGTGCGGCTGCAGACCGGTTACGTCTACCACTACGCCTTCGCCATGCTGATCGGCGTCGTCGCGCTCGCCACCTGGTTGCTGCTCTCGGGAGGCCTGCCGTGAGCCACATCCTGTCCATCATCACCTTCCTGCCGCTGCTCGGCTGCGCCGCGATCCTGCTGCTGGCGCGCGGTTCGCAGACGACGATCGCCAGCAATGCCCGCTGGATCGCGCTGGCCGTCACCGTGGTCGAATTCGTGCTGGCGCTCGTGCTCTGGGCCCGGTTCGACGGCCATTCCGCGGCCTTCCAATTCGTCGAGGAGGCGCCCTGGCTCGCCCAGGGCATCGGCTATCGCATGGGCGTCGACGGCATCTCGATGCTGTTCGTGGTGCTGACCTGCGGCCTGATGCCGTTCTGCATTCTCGCGAGCTGGGACTCGATCGAGGACCGCGTCGCCGAGTACATGATCGCGTTCCTCGCGCTCGAGACCATGATGATCGGCGTCTTCACCGCGCTCGACCTCGTGCTGTTCTACATCTTCTTCGAGGCCGGCCTGATCCCGATGTTCCTGATCATCGGCGTGTGGGGCGGCAAGCGCCGCGTCTATGCCAGCTTCAAGTTCTTCCTCTACACGCTGCTCGGCTCGGTGCTGATGCTGCTGGCGATCCTGGCGATGTACTACACCGCCGGCACCACCGACATCACGGTGCTGCTGCACTACCATTTCGACCCCAAGCTGCAGGTCTTCCTCTGGCTCGCCTTCTTCGCGAGCTTCGCGGTCAAGATGCCGATGTGGCCGGTCCACACCTGGCTGCCCGACGCGCATGTCGAGGCGCCGACCGCCGGCTCGGTCATCTTGGCCGGCATCTTGCTCAAGATGGGCGGCTACGGCTTCCTGCGCTTCTCGCTGCCGATGTTCGCGTCCGCCTCGGTCACCTTCGCGCCGCTGGTCTTCGTCCTCTCCATCGTCGCCATCATCTACACCTCGCTGGTGGCGCTGGCGCAGGAGGACATCAAGAAGCTCATCGCCTATTCCTCCGTCGCCCATATGGGCTTCGTCACCATGGGCATCTTCGCGCTCAACCAGCAGGGCATCGACGGCGGCATCTTCCAGATGCTGAGCCATGGCGTGGTTTCCGGCGCGCTCTTCCTCTGCGTCGGCGTGATCTACGACCGCATGCACACCCGCGAGATCGCGGCCTATGGCGGCCTCGTCAACCGCATGCCGATCTACGCCGCCTGCTTCATGGTCTTCACCCTCGCCAATGTCGGCCTCCCGGGCACCGGCGGCTTCGTCGGCGAGTTCCTGACCATGCTGGGCGCGTTCGTCGCCAACACCTGGGTCGCGATCTTCGCCGCCACCGGTGTGATCCTGTCGGCGGCCTACGCGCTCTATGTCTACCGCCGCGTCGTGTTCGGCGAGCTGGTCAAGCCGGCGCTGCAGACCATCAAGGACCTCAACGCGCGGGAGATCGCGATCCTTGCCCCGCTGGTGGTCGTCACCATCGCGATGGGCATCTACCCCAAGCCGGTGTTCGACGTGACGTCGGCCTCCGTCGCCAACCTGATCTCCGAGCACCAGACCGCGCTCGCCGTCGACCGCGCGCCGAAGCTTGCGGAAGGGACCGTGAAGTGAATCTCCACGCCGACCTGATTGTCCTCCTGCCCGAGCTGACGCTGGCCGTCGGCGCGATGATCCTGCTGATCGCGGGCGTCACCGCCGGCGATCGCGCCACCGGCTTGGTCTCCTGGGCGGCCATCGCGCTGATGGCGGTCGCCGGCTTGCTGGTTTTCCGCCAGGCCGAACCCGCCTCGGCCTTCGGCGGCGCCTTCGTGGTCGACGGCTTCGCCCGCTTCGCCAAGCTCCTGATCCTTGCCGGCTCGGCCCTCAGCGTCGTGATGGCGCGGGAGTTCTTCCGCTTGGAAGGGACCCAGCGCTTCGAGCTGCCGGTCCTCATGCTCCTGGCGACGCTGGGCATGCTGCTGATGGTCTCGGCCTCGAGCTTCATCGCGCTGTACATGGGTCTGGAGTTGCAGAGCCTGGCGCTCTATGTCCTGGCCGCCTTCAACCGCGACTCCCTGCGCTCCACCGAGGCGGGCCTGAAATATTTCGTCCTCGGCGCGCTCAGCTCGGGCATGCTGCTCTACGGCATCTCGCTGATCTACGGCTTCACCGGCACGACGGAGTTCGCCGCCATCGCCCACGCCACGGCCGGCGCCGGCTTCAATCTCGGCCTCGTCTTCGGCCTCGTCTTCCTGATCGCCGGTCTCGCCTTCAAGGTCGGCGCCGTGCCCTTCCATATGTGGACGCCGGACGTCTACGAGGGCTCGCCCACGCCGGTCACCGCCTTCTTCGTCACCGCCGCCAAGGTCGCCGCCTTCGCGCTCTTCATCCGTGCCGTGCTCGCGCCCTTCCACGCAGACATGCATCAATGGCAGCAGATCATCGTCGTCGTCTCGGTGCTCTCCACCGTGCTCGGCGCGGTCGCCGCGATCGGCCAGACCAACATCAAGCGCCTGCTGGCCTACAGCTCGATCGGCCATGTCGGCTATGCGCTGCTCGGGCTGGCGGCCGGCACCCAGCTCGGCATCCAGGGCATGCTGGTCTATCTCGCCTATTACCTCGCGACCAATCTCGGCATGTTCGCCTGCGTCTCCGCGATGCGGCGGGGCGGCCAGAGCGTGGAAGACATCCGCGAGCTTGCCGGTCTCTCGCGCACCAATCCCGCCTACGCCTTCGCCTTCGGCGCGCTGGTCTTCAGCCTCGCGGGCCTGCCGCCGCTGGCGGGCATCTTCGCCAAGATCTACGTCTTCGGCGCCGCGATCGACGCGCATCTCTACGTCCCGGCGATCATCAACATCGTCGCCAGCGTCGCGGGCGCGTTCTACTACCTGCGCATCATCCAGATCATGTATTTCGACGAGCCCAAGCCGGCCTTCGACCACCACACCGGCGGCGGCACCGCGGCGATCATGTGGGGCACCAGCGCGATCTCGATGTTCTTCGTCTTCGTGCCGGCGCCGCTCATCGCCATCGCAGGGCAGGCGGCGCGCGCGCTCTTCCCGTGACCGCCTGGCCGCGCGGATACTCGCTTAAGACGTTCGACGTCATCGACTCGACGAACGAAGAGGCCAAGCGCCTTGCGGTCGCCGGTGAGCCCGGGCCCATCTGGATCAGCGCGGCGCGCCAGACCGCGGGCAAGGGCCGCCGCGGCCGCTCCTGGGATTCGCCGACCGGCAATCTCGCCGCGACGCTGATGCTGCGGCCCGGCAAGTCCGCCGGCGAATGCGCCCAGCTTTCCTTTGCGGCAGCCATCGCCGCCTGCGACATGCTTCAGCATTTCGCCCCCGGCACGTCGATGCGCGTGAAATGGCCCAATGACGTACTCGCCGGCGGGCAGAAGATCTGCGGCATCCTCCTCGAATCCGCATCCCAGGGCGGTGAGGCGCCGGCCTTTCTCGCCATCGGCATCGGCGCCAATCTCGCGAGCCATCCGGAAGGTCTCGAATACGCCGCGACGTCGCTCAAGGCCCTGGGCGCGACGGTTCCCGCAGCCGACGACGCGCTGCTTCACCTCGCCGCCAACTTCGCCAGATGGTATGACGCCTGGGCGGCGAACGGTTTCGCCGCGCTGCGCGATGCCTGGCTGGTCCGCGCGGCAGGGCTCGGCACGCGCATCCGCGCACGGCTCGCGACGGAGGAGACGACAGGCGTGTTCGAAGGCATCGACGACACCGGCGCCCTGATCCTGCGCGAAAGCGCCGGCGTGACGCGCCGCATCTCGGCGGGAGAGGTGTTTTTCCAGTGAGGACGGTTGCTTCCCAAACACCGGTTGTCATCCCCGGCGCGCTTGCGCGCGGAGCGAGGGAAGGGGACCCAGCCGCCTCCACCTGTTCGTCTATATACGGCTACACACCGTCGCTTCCCATCTCAGGCATTGAGCTTGGCGGACCCACCTGGGTCCCCTTCCCTCGGATCGCTGGCGCGATCCTCGCCGGGGATGACAACTGTGTGATGGGAGCGCGATAGATGCTCCTCGCCATCGACGCCGGCAACACCAACATCGTCTTCGCCGTCCATGACGGCACGGAGACCCGCGCCGAATGGCGCTCGGTCACCGAGACCACCAAGACCGCCGACGAATACGCCGTCCTGCTCGGCCAGCTGCTGCAGCTCCAGGGCCTTTCCTTCGCCGACATCGACAGCGCGATCATCGCCACCGTCGTGCCCGCCGCGCTGTTCGACCTGCGCCGCCTCTGCCGCAAATACCTCAAATGCGAGCCGCTCGTGGTCGGCGATCCCGACGTCGATCTGGGCATCGCGGTGCATGCCGAGGGCGCCGGCGCCGACCGCCTGGTCAACACCGTCGCGGCGCATGAGCGCTACAAGGGCGCGTTGATCGTCGTCGATTTCGGCACCGCCACGACCTTCGACGTGGTGT
The nucleotide sequence above comes from Rhizomicrobium sp.. Encoded proteins:
- the nuoN gene encoding NADH-quinone oxidoreductase subunit NuoN — translated: MNLHADLIVLLPELTLAVGAMILLIAGVTAGDRATGLVSWAAIALMAVAGLLVFRQAEPASAFGGAFVVDGFARFAKLLILAGSALSVVMAREFFRLEGTQRFELPVLMLLATLGMLLMVSASSFIALYMGLELQSLALYVLAAFNRDSLRSTEAGLKYFVLGALSSGMLLYGISLIYGFTGTTEFAAIAHATAGAGFNLGLVFGLVFLIAGLAFKVGAVPFHMWTPDVYEGSPTPVTAFFVTAAKVAAFALFIRAVLAPFHADMHQWQQIIVVVSVLSTVLGAVAAIGQTNIKRLLAYSSIGHVGYALLGLAAGTQLGIQGMLVYLAYYLATNLGMFACVSAMRRGGQSVEDIRELAGLSRTNPAYAFAFGALVFSLAGLPPLAGIFAKIYVFGAAIDAHLYVPAIINIVASVAGAFYYLRIIQIMYFDEPKPAFDHHTGGGTAAIMWGTSAISMFFVFVPAPLIAIAGQAARALFP
- a CDS encoding type III pantothenate kinase: MLLAIDAGNTNIVFAVHDGTETRAEWRSVTETTKTADEYAVLLGQLLQLQGLSFADIDSAIIATVVPAALFDLRRLCRKYLKCEPLVVGDPDVDLGIAVHAEGAGADRLVNTVAAHERYKGALIVVDFGTATTFDVVSEAGDYEGGVIAPGANVSAEALHSAAAMLPRVAVTRTQNVIGKATVPAMQSGLYWGYIGLIEGLVARIKEEYGKPMTVIGTGGLANLFYKQTSIIDHLDPDLTIRGLVQIHARNAERAKAKPATE
- a CDS encoding NADH-quinone oxidoreductase subunit M; the protein is MSHILSIITFLPLLGCAAILLLARGSQTTIASNARWIALAVTVVEFVLALVLWARFDGHSAAFQFVEEAPWLAQGIGYRMGVDGISMLFVVLTCGLMPFCILASWDSIEDRVAEYMIAFLALETMMIGVFTALDLVLFYIFFEAGLIPMFLIIGVWGGKRRVYASFKFFLYTLLGSVLMLLAILAMYYTAGTTDITVLLHYHFDPKLQVFLWLAFFASFAVKMPMWPVHTWLPDAHVEAPTAGSVILAGILLKMGGYGFLRFSLPMFASASVTFAPLVFVLSIVAIIYTSLVALAQEDIKKLIAYSSVAHMGFVTMGIFALNQQGIDGGIFQMLSHGVVSGALFLCVGVIYDRMHTREIAAYGGLVNRMPIYAACFMVFTLANVGLPGTGGFVGEFLTMLGAFVANTWVAIFAATGVILSAAYALYVYRRVVFGELVKPALQTIKDLNAREIAILAPLVVVTIAMGIYPKPVFDVTSASVANLISEHQTALAVDRAPKLAEGTVK
- a CDS encoding biotin--[acetyl-CoA-carboxylase] ligase, which translates into the protein MTAWPRGYSLKTFDVIDSTNEEAKRLAVAGEPGPIWISAARQTAGKGRRGRSWDSPTGNLAATLMLRPGKSAGECAQLSFAAAIAACDMLQHFAPGTSMRVKWPNDVLAGGQKICGILLESASQGGEAPAFLAIGIGANLASHPEGLEYAATSLKALGATVPAADDALLHLAANFARWYDAWAANGFAALRDAWLVRAAGLGTRIRARLATEETTGVFEGIDDTGALILRESAGVTRRISAGEVFFQ